Proteins encoded within one genomic window of Triticum aestivum cultivar Chinese Spring chromosome 2D, IWGSC CS RefSeq v2.1, whole genome shotgun sequence:
- the LOC123052985 gene encoding polyadenylate-binding protein RBP45, with product MAHPPPRNWAMAPPYHYHGTSQQEQAAPAAEDESGAGSGGQEAESRSLRIRELFPWMDEDYLRSCFTRSPELVTAVITRNKETKQSEGFGYLTFSDHATADQILQSYNGQKMPNADRDFSLSWVQYAGPDDDCAIYVGGLGFDVTDFMLHHVFKNRYPSVKRAKVIWDFLARRSKGYGFVVFGDVNERTQAMTEMNGAYCSSRPMRIGPATFKSDFRTQGTYSDSNQNNSRLFVGQLDSCVTDEDLDKAFSPYGELTVKVIEGKNCGFVTYSSRASAVEAMTILNGSQLGDNIITVNWARPAPKKQDQWNGVDHGHPQSSGPGYGCCPEDPNILGYTGHPGYAYHQQQQPQQTPVQ from the exons ATGGCGCATCCGCCCCCGCGGAACtgggccatggcgccgccgtaccACTACCACGGGACGTCGCAGCAGGAGCAGGCGGCGCCAGCCGCGGAGGACGAGAGCGGAGCCGGGTCCGGAGGGCAGGAGGCGGAGTCGAGGTCACTCCGGATCCGCGAACTTTTCCCCTGGATGGACGAGGACTACCTGCGCAGCTGCTTCACCCGCTCGCCCGAG CTTGTGACAGCAGTGATAACGCGGAACAAGGAGACCAAGCAATCTGAGGGTTTCGGTTATCTTACCTTTTCTGACCATGCCACTGCTGACCAAATCCTCCAGAGCTACAATGGCCAGAAGATGCCTAATGCTGACAGGGATTTCAGCCTCAGCTGGGTCCAGTATGCTGGTCCTGATGATGATTGTGCCATATATGTTGGGGGATTGGGCTTTGATGTTACAGACTTCATGCTACACCACGTGTTCAAGAATCGCTATCCATCAGTTAAGAGGGCAAAAGTTATATGGGATTTTCTTGCTAGACGCTCAAAAGGCTATGGGTTTgttgtgtttggagatgtcaaTGAACGCACACAAGCAATGACTGAAATGAATGGAGCATACTGTTCTTCTAGGCCTATGCGTATCGGACCTGCTACCTTCAAGAGTG ATTTTCGTACACAAGGGACATATTCTGATTCTAACCAGAACAATAGCAGA CTTTTTGTTGGTCAACTTGATTCATGTGTGACTGATGAGGATCTAGATAAAGCCTTCAGTCCTTATGGAGAGCTTACTGTCAAGGTAATAGAGGGGAAGAACTGTGGCTTCGTCACATATTCGAGCAG GGCATCAGCTGTGGAGGCTATGACAATTCTAAATGGAAGCCAGCTGGGAGATAATATCATAACAGTTAACTGGGCTCGTCCTGCTCCTAAGAAGCAG GATCAATGGAATGGTGTGGACCATGGACACCCTCAAAGCTCTGGTCCAGGTTATGGTTGCTGTCCCGAGGATCCTAACATTCTTGGTTACACAGGCCATCCTGGATATGCATATCACCAACAGCAGCAGCCACAGCAGACCCCAGTACAG TGA